The following coding sequences lie in one uncultured Mailhella sp. genomic window:
- a CDS encoding metal ABC transporter permease, whose translation MTDLSWLFHLASLFPLDGMDMRFMQQALVALVLLAPMTAALGVQVVYYRMAFFSDAVGHSAFAGVAIGLVLGVNPHISMPLFGLAVGLVIMFMQRFSALPSDTVIGVVFSAVVAGGLAVVSRNNTIARDLQQFLYGDILTMTETDICWLLALFVLFVIFQACAFNRLLYAGTSGIIARAHRVPVALFEYLFAALLALVVMFSVWGVGVLLVTAMLIVPAAAARNFASSAGGMFWWAILVSLTSAVAGLCLSVQPWMGTATGATIILVSCAWFVVSVVVSAARNERQV comes from the coding sequence ATGACTGATCTTTCCTGGCTTTTCCATCTGGCCTCCCTCTTCCCCCTGGACGGCATGGACATGCGCTTCATGCAGCAGGCCCTCGTGGCCCTCGTGCTGCTCGCTCCCATGACCGCCGCCCTCGGCGTGCAGGTGGTCTATTACCGCATGGCCTTCTTCTCCGACGCCGTGGGGCATTCCGCCTTTGCAGGCGTGGCCATCGGTCTGGTGCTGGGCGTGAATCCGCACATTTCCATGCCGCTGTTCGGTCTGGCCGTGGGGCTTGTCATCATGTTCATGCAGCGCTTCAGCGCCCTGCCTTCCGACACCGTGATCGGCGTGGTCTTCTCCGCCGTGGTGGCCGGAGGTCTGGCCGTGGTGAGCCGCAACAACACCATTGCGCGCGATCTTCAGCAGTTCCTCTACGGCGACATCCTCACCATGACGGAAACCGACATCTGCTGGCTGCTTGCGCTCTTCGTCCTCTTCGTGATCTTCCAGGCATGCGCCTTCAACCGCCTGCTCTACGCAGGCACAAGCGGCATCATCGCCCGGGCGCACCGCGTGCCCGTGGCCCTCTTTGAATACCTCTTTGCCGCCCTGCTCGCCCTCGTGGTCATGTTCTCGGTGTGGGGCGTGGGCGTGCTGCTCGTCACGGCCATGCTCATCGTGCCCGCGGCCGCGGCACGCAACTTCGCCTCCAGCGCGGGCGGCATGTTCTGGTGGGCCATTCTCGTGAGCCTCACCTCCGCCGTGGCCGGGCTCTGTCTTTCCGTCCAGCCCTGGATGGGAACCGCCACCGGCGCCACCATCATTCTCGTCAGCTGCGCCTGGTTCGTCGTGAGCGTAGTGGTTTCCGCCGCGCGCAACGAACGACAGGTCTGA
- a CDS encoding branched-chain amino acid ABC transporter permease — translation MSLSKDSSSAARNNTLTVLAIALLFLFLWWADGSMAEDTGLTFLPSPLNGYEVQILNLVAVYGILAISLNIIYGFTGMFSLGHAGFMAIGAYVSALCVLTPDQKEMMWIIDEILPSLAALHTPFWFSVILGGLVATVFALVIGIPVLRLGGDYLGIATLGFSEIIRVLIVNATPITNGSLGIKGIPCHTDLFTSFIWLLVVVFCTVRLLSSNFGNVLKAVRDDEIAAQVMGINVFHTKLFSFCLGAFLAGVGGALLGNLLTTIDPKMFTFLLTYNILMIVVAGGLGSITGSIIGSVIITVLLEWLRVVEEPINLGFVEIPGIPGMRMVVFSVCLLLIILYRREGIMGMREITWNSLAAFFSRLGRKKERKA, via the coding sequence ATGTCGCTCTCGAAAGACTCTTCCTCCGCCGCGCGCAACAACACCCTGACCGTGCTGGCCATCGCCCTGCTGTTCCTCTTTCTCTGGTGGGCCGACGGCAGCATGGCCGAAGACACCGGCCTCACCTTTCTGCCTTCGCCCCTCAACGGCTATGAAGTGCAGATTCTGAACCTCGTGGCCGTGTACGGCATTCTCGCCATTTCGCTCAACATCATTTACGGATTCACCGGCATGTTCTCGCTCGGCCACGCCGGATTCATGGCCATCGGCGCCTATGTCTCCGCCCTGTGCGTGCTCACGCCCGATCAGAAGGAAATGATGTGGATCATCGACGAAATCCTGCCTTCACTCGCCGCCCTGCACACGCCCTTCTGGTTCTCCGTGATTCTCGGCGGTCTCGTGGCCACCGTGTTCGCCCTCGTCATCGGCATTCCCGTGCTCAGGCTCGGCGGCGACTATCTCGGCATCGCCACCCTGGGTTTCTCGGAAATCATCCGCGTGCTCATCGTGAACGCCACCCCCATCACCAACGGCTCGCTCGGCATCAAGGGCATTCCCTGCCACACAGACCTGTTCACAAGCTTCATCTGGCTGCTCGTGGTGGTGTTCTGCACCGTGCGCCTGCTCTCCAGCAACTTCGGCAACGTGCTCAAGGCCGTGCGCGACGATGAAATCGCCGCTCAGGTCATGGGCATCAACGTGTTCCACACCAAGCTCTTCTCCTTCTGCCTCGGCGCGTTTCTCGCCGGCGTGGGCGGAGCCCTGCTCGGCAACCTCCTCACCACCATCGACCCCAAGATGTTCACCTTCCTGCTCACCTACAACATCCTCATGATCGTGGTGGCGGGCGGTCTCGGTTCCATTACCGGCAGCATCATCGGCAGCGTCATCATCACCGTGCTGCTCGAATGGCTCCGCGTGGTGGAAGAACCCATCAACCTCGGATTCGTGGAAATTCCCGGAATTCCCGGCATGCGCATGGTGGTGTTCTCCGTATGTCTGCTGCTCATCATCCTCTACCGCCGCGAAGGCATCATGGGCATGCGAGAAATCACCTGGAACAGTCTGGCCGCCTTTTTTTCCCGCCTCGGCCGCAAGAAGGAGCGTAAGGCATGA
- a CDS encoding ABC transporter ATP-binding protein, giving the protein MSRKNIIEVRNVTMRFGGVTAVSELTMDIPEGSIVGLIGPNGAGKTTAFNVITGFYRPTEGEVVFAGRRITGMDPHRICALGMARTFQNIRLFYNETALENVMIGRHVRRSGHWWGAVLGLPGARREERDIRDKALELLRRVGLSAHADETASSLPYGAQRRLEIARALATEPKFLLLDEPAAGMNPQESLELMKFIRQIRDEFHLTILLIEHDMKVVMGVCEHIWVLEYGKLIAEGDADAIRSNPRVIEAYLGEDVNNVAD; this is encoded by the coding sequence ATGAGCCGGAAGAACATCATTGAAGTAAGAAACGTCACCATGCGCTTCGGCGGCGTCACCGCCGTGAGCGAACTTACCATGGACATCCCCGAAGGCAGCATCGTGGGCCTCATCGGTCCCAACGGCGCGGGCAAAACCACCGCCTTCAACGTGATTACCGGCTTTTACCGCCCCACCGAAGGCGAGGTGGTCTTCGCCGGACGCCGCATCACCGGCATGGATCCGCACCGCATCTGCGCCCTCGGCATGGCCCGAACATTTCAGAACATCCGGCTTTTCTACAACGAAACCGCGCTGGAAAACGTCATGATCGGCCGTCACGTGCGCCGCAGCGGCCACTGGTGGGGCGCAGTGCTCGGATTGCCGGGAGCACGCCGCGAAGAGCGCGACATCCGCGACAAGGCGCTGGAACTTCTGCGCCGCGTAGGCCTCTCCGCTCACGCCGACGAAACCGCCTCTTCCCTGCCCTACGGCGCACAGCGCCGCCTGGAAATCGCCCGAGCCCTGGCCACGGAACCAAAGTTCCTGCTGCTCGACGAACCCGCCGCAGGCATGAATCCGCAGGAAAGCCTCGAACTTATGAAGTTCATCCGGCAGATTCGGGACGAGTTCCACCTGACCATCCTGCTCATCGAGCACGACATGAAGGTGGTCATGGGCGTGTGCGAACATATCTGGGTGCTGGAATACGGCAAGCTCATCGCCGAAGGCGACGCCGACGCCATCCGTTCCAACCCACGCGTTATCGAAGCCTACCTCGGCGAGGATGTGAACAATGTTGCAGATTAA
- a CDS encoding YfbM family protein: MAMTGNYFRTDEYTVDEIRRGVLDLADVVDADEDHVLDVDRAWHAIQFTLNGAASGGDPDNVFSRLVLSGNTLFDDDDEFAARLIAPGDVKELAAALEDLTWEDVRGRFSVSDMLDQNIYPVTEEENEDEFFDYVWSYLSDMKDFFDDAAAEGQAVIFYMP; this comes from the coding sequence ATGGCCATGACGGGAAACTATTTCAGAACGGACGAGTACACCGTGGATGAGATACGCCGCGGAGTGCTTGATCTTGCGGACGTCGTCGATGCCGACGAGGATCATGTGCTGGACGTGGACAGAGCGTGGCACGCCATTCAGTTTACGCTCAACGGCGCGGCGTCCGGGGGCGATCCCGACAATGTGTTCAGCCGTCTGGTGCTGAGCGGCAACACGCTTTTTGACGATGACGACGAATTTGCCGCCCGACTCATTGCTCCCGGCGACGTGAAGGAACTGGCCGCCGCGCTGGAAGATCTCACCTGGGAGGACGTTCGGGGCAGGTTCAGCGTCAGCGACATGCTGGATCAGAACATTTATCCCGTGACGGAAGAGGAGAACGAGGACGAGTTCTTCGATTACGTGTGGAGCTATCTTTCCGACATGAAAGACTTTTTTGACGACGCTGCGGCGGAGGGTCAGGCAGTCATCTTTTACATGCCGTAG
- a CDS encoding branched-chain amino acid ABC transporter permease, whose amino-acid sequence MSLELFLQHFFNALTLGSLYGLIAIGYTMVYGILRLINFAHGDILMLGAYFVFYGTTLFCLPWPAAVVVSILGSAALGVLMDKIAYRPLRDAPRISALISAIAVSFFLESLAVVVFTGLPRPVHQPEWLISIITIGGARLMPLTLLVPGVTAILVAALLYVVYHTKPGLAMQAISKDIETTRMLGVSVDKIIALTFAIGSALAAASGIMWALRYPQINPYMGVFPGFKAFIAAVFGGIGSIQGAVIGGLMLGFIEIMAVAFFPELSGYRDAFAFILLVVVLLVKPTGLFGEKQKEKI is encoded by the coding sequence ATGAGTCTGGAATTATTCCTCCAACACTTTTTCAACGCGCTGACGCTCGGTTCGCTGTACGGCCTCATCGCCATCGGCTACACCATGGTGTACGGCATCCTGCGCCTCATCAACTTCGCCCACGGCGACATCCTCATGCTCGGCGCGTACTTCGTCTTCTACGGCACCACGCTCTTCTGTCTGCCCTGGCCCGCGGCCGTGGTGGTGTCCATTCTGGGTTCCGCCGCCCTCGGCGTCCTCATGGACAAAATCGCCTACCGCCCCCTGCGCGACGCTCCGCGCATTTCCGCGCTCATCAGCGCCATCGCCGTTTCCTTCTTCCTCGAAAGTCTGGCCGTGGTGGTCTTCACCGGTCTGCCCAGACCCGTGCATCAGCCCGAGTGGCTCATCAGCATCATCACCATCGGCGGCGCGCGCCTCATGCCCCTCACCCTCCTCGTGCCCGGCGTGACCGCCATACTCGTGGCCGCCCTGCTCTACGTCGTCTATCACACCAAGCCCGGCCTCGCCATGCAGGCCATTTCCAAAGACATCGAAACCACGCGCATGCTCGGCGTGTCCGTGGATAAAATCATAGCCCTCACCTTTGCCATCGGCTCCGCGCTTGCCGCGGCTTCCGGCATCATGTGGGCGCTGCGCTATCCGCAGATCAACCCCTACATGGGCGTGTTCCCCGGCTTCAAGGCCTTCATCGCCGCCGTGTTCGGCGGCATCGGCTCCATTCAGGGCGCAGTGATCGGCGGCCTCATGCTCGGCTTCATTGAAATCATGGCCGTCGCCTTCTTCCCGGAACTCTCCGGCTACCGCGACGCCTTCGCCTTCATTCTGCTGGTCGTTGTCCTTCTGGTGAAGCCCACCGGCCTGTTCGGTGAAAAACAGAAGGAGAAGATCTGA
- a CDS encoding 4Fe-4S dicluster domain-containing protein, translated as MGHHLMLEKQSAYGRMIDRLNRFPQGAPESKTLYSILKMLFTEKEADLVAQMPIKPFTAADAAKRWNMSETEAHKILDNLASRAMLVDMDNHGEQMYCLPPPMAGFFEFSMMRVRQDIDQKTLAELFNQYINVEEDFMRELFVTGDTGLGRVFVQEPTVKEPYAMEILDWEKATHVIETASQCGISMCYCRHKKQHLGTACDAPMDICMTFNTAAHSLIKHGHAREVSKSECMELLHQAWEHNLVQFGENVRQGVNFICNCCGCCCEALGAVKRFQMTQTIHSNFIMQRNESACVNCGRCVQLCPVNALTMERDAEGHRHIEFNAELCLGCGVCTRGCNHGAITLVPRPERTITPLNTTHRAVVMATERGNLQDLIFDNRMLFSHRLLAGVLGAILKMPAVKRSLAQKQLKSRFIEKICERI; from the coding sequence GTGGGACATCACCTCATGCTTGAAAAGCAGTCCGCCTACGGACGAATGATCGACCGACTCAACCGCTTTCCTCAGGGTGCGCCGGAATCAAAGACGCTGTACTCCATCCTGAAGATGCTCTTCACGGAAAAGGAAGCCGACCTTGTGGCCCAGATGCCCATCAAGCCCTTCACCGCGGCCGATGCGGCGAAGCGCTGGAACATGTCGGAAACGGAAGCGCACAAGATTCTGGACAACCTCGCGAGCCGCGCCATGCTCGTGGACATGGACAATCACGGCGAACAGATGTACTGCCTGCCCCCGCCCATGGCCGGATTCTTTGAATTTTCCATGATGCGCGTGCGCCAGGACATTGATCAGAAAACCCTCGCCGAACTCTTCAATCAGTACATCAACGTGGAAGAGGACTTCATGCGCGAGCTCTTCGTCACCGGCGACACGGGCCTCGGCCGCGTGTTCGTGCAGGAGCCCACGGTGAAGGAACCCTACGCCATGGAAATTCTCGACTGGGAAAAGGCCACCCACGTCATTGAAACGGCTTCCCAGTGCGGCATAAGCATGTGCTACTGCCGCCACAAGAAACAGCACCTCGGCACGGCCTGCGACGCCCCCATGGACATCTGCATGACCTTCAACACCGCCGCGCATTCGCTCATCAAGCACGGCCACGCCCGCGAAGTGAGCAAAAGCGAGTGCATGGAACTGCTGCATCAGGCCTGGGAACACAACCTCGTGCAGTTCGGTGAAAACGTCCGCCAGGGCGTGAACTTCATCTGCAACTGCTGCGGCTGCTGCTGCGAAGCCCTCGGCGCGGTCAAGCGCTTCCAGATGACGCAGACCATCCATTCCAACTTCATCATGCAGAGAAACGAATCGGCCTGCGTGAACTGCGGACGCTGCGTCCAGCTCTGCCCCGTGAACGCCCTCACCATGGAGCGCGACGCCGAAGGTCATCGGCACATCGAGTTCAACGCCGAACTGTGCCTCGGCTGCGGCGTATGCACGCGCGGCTGCAACCACGGAGCCATTACCCTGGTGCCCCGTCCCGAACGCACGATCACGCCTCTGAACACCACCCATCGCGCCGTGGTCATGGCCACGGAACGCGGCAACCTGCAGGATCTCATCTTCGACAACCGCATGCTCTTCAGCCATCGCCTGCTCGCCGGCGTGCTCGGCGCGATTCTGAAGATGCCCGCCGTGAAGCGCTCGCTTGCCCAGAAGCAGCTCAAGTCCCGCTTCATCGAAAAGATCTGCGAAAGAATCTGA
- a CDS encoding ABC transporter substrate-binding protein, translating to MKLSRVFASVAMAALACGLAFPAAAAEPVKIGVYLPLTGQNAFGGQLELDGIKLAQQANPKVLGRDVELVVVDNKSDKVEAANAVKRLVERDKVSAYIGTYGSSLAMAGGEVGEKAGVPGVGTSCTSPLVTQGKKYYFRACFIDPYQGAAAASYAYKTLGMKKAAILMDVANDYSVGLCSFFKRSYKKLGGQIVADMKYNSGDQDFTAQLTEIINQKPDIVFMPAYFAEGAIIMKQARELGGTFVMMGADAMDNPDTVKIGGKAVEGFLHTTFPYDVNMPNMSPAAKAFTDAWKAAYPDKDPNVNSALGYVCYNLILDAITRAGSDNPEAITKALAETKNFATPLGTLSINATHDAELPVGIIQYKNGKRSYIGEAIAD from the coding sequence ATGAAGCTTTCCCGTGTGTTCGCCTCTGTGGCCATGGCCGCTCTGGCCTGTGGCCTCGCCTTCCCGGCTGCCGCTGCCGAGCCCGTCAAAATCGGCGTGTATCTGCCCCTCACCGGACAGAACGCCTTCGGCGGTCAGCTCGAGCTCGACGGCATCAAACTGGCCCAGCAGGCCAACCCCAAAGTGCTCGGCCGCGACGTTGAACTCGTCGTCGTGGACAACAAGTCCGACAAGGTCGAAGCCGCCAACGCCGTGAAGCGCCTCGTGGAACGCGACAAGGTTTCCGCCTACATCGGCACCTACGGCTCCTCCCTGGCCATGGCCGGCGGCGAAGTCGGCGAAAAGGCCGGCGTGCCCGGCGTGGGCACCTCCTGCACCAGCCCCCTCGTCACCCAGGGCAAGAAGTACTACTTCCGCGCCTGCTTCATCGATCCCTATCAGGGCGCTGCCGCCGCTTCCTACGCCTACAAGACCCTCGGCATGAAAAAGGCCGCCATCCTCATGGACGTCGCCAACGACTACTCCGTGGGCCTGTGCAGCTTCTTCAAGCGCTCCTACAAGAAGCTCGGCGGTCAGATCGTGGCCGACATGAAGTACAATTCCGGCGACCAGGACTTCACCGCCCAGCTCACCGAAATCATCAATCAGAAGCCCGACATCGTGTTCATGCCCGCCTACTTCGCTGAAGGCGCCATCATCATGAAGCAGGCCCGCGAACTCGGCGGCACCTTCGTCATGATGGGCGCGGACGCCATGGACAATCCCGACACCGTCAAGATCGGCGGCAAGGCCGTGGAAGGCTTCCTGCACACCACCTTCCCCTACGACGTCAACATGCCCAACATGAGCCCCGCCGCCAAGGCCTTCACCGACGCATGGAAGGCTGCCTATCCCGACAAGGATCCCAACGTGAACTCCGCCCTCGGCTACGTGTGCTACAACCTCATTCTCGACGCCATCACCCGCGCCGGCTCCGACAACCCCGAAGCCATCACCAAGGCCCTCGCCGAAACCAAGAACTTCGCCACTCCCCTCGGCACGCTTTCCATCAACGCCACGCATGACGCCGAACTGCCCGTCGGCATCATTCAGTACAAGAACGGCAAGCGCTCCTACATCGGCGAAGCCATCGCCGACTAA
- a CDS encoding metal ABC transporter substrate-binding protein: MKIFFSLLLCLALSLPSSASAAAREVSASVFPVWLLLRQVARDVPDVTVSLLLPAGTGCPHDYSMTPQDRRALARADVLVVNGLGLESFLGEPGRVSQLMKPGSSVIDISSRVGDLLADDEDDHADHGKNPHTFASPSMMARMAVSLADQLAEADPEHSALYRANAERVKTSLDALAADFAALGQAFAGRGVAVQHNVFSYLARDTGLNVDAVIQPHEGQEPSARQMLDLVRTLREKHSAAVITEPQYPARTGQTLAAEAGIPCLSLDPVAGGPADAPADYYEQVMRDNLRTLENALGKR, translated from the coding sequence ATGAAAATCTTTTTTTCTCTTCTGCTCTGCCTTGCGCTGAGTCTGCCTTCGTCCGCTTCCGCCGCCGCGCGTGAAGTTTCGGCTTCCGTGTTTCCCGTGTGGCTGCTGCTTCGGCAGGTCGCCAGGGACGTGCCCGACGTCACCGTTTCCCTGCTGCTTCCCGCCGGCACCGGCTGCCCTCACGACTACTCCATGACGCCGCAGGATCGGCGCGCCCTGGCCCGGGCCGACGTGCTCGTCGTCAACGGTCTCGGCCTCGAAAGCTTTCTCGGCGAACCGGGCCGCGTGTCTCAGCTCATGAAGCCGGGCTCGAGCGTCATCGACATTTCGAGCCGCGTGGGCGACCTGCTGGCCGACGATGAAGACGATCACGCCGATCACGGCAAGAACCCGCACACCTTCGCGAGCCCGTCCATGATGGCCCGCATGGCCGTTTCGCTGGCCGATCAGCTCGCCGAAGCCGACCCTGAACACTCGGCCCTCTACCGCGCCAACGCGGAGCGCGTCAAAACCTCGCTCGACGCCCTCGCCGCCGACTTCGCCGCTCTGGGACAAGCTTTCGCGGGCCGCGGCGTGGCGGTGCAGCACAACGTGTTCAGCTATCTTGCCCGCGACACGGGCCTGAACGTGGACGCCGTAATTCAGCCCCACGAAGGTCAGGAACCCTCCGCAAGGCAGATGCTTGATCTTGTGCGCACGCTGCGCGAAAAGCACTCGGCGGCCGTCATCACCGAACCGCAGTACCCCGCCCGCACCGGGCAGACGCTGGCCGCCGAAGCGGGCATTCCCTGCCTGTCGCTCGATCCCGTGGCGGGCGGCCCCGCCGACGCCCCCGCCGACTACTATGAACAAGTGATGCGCGACAATCTGCGCACGCTGGAGAACGCGCTTGGAAAACGATAA
- a CDS encoding ABC transporter ATP-binding protein, producing the protein MLQINDLHVHYGGIHAVKGVSLSIPRGSVVTLIGANGAGKSSIIRSIAGLVKGASGEILLTRHEGDKPVNLLGMPAENMVRHGIALSPEGRRILPHLTVAENLTLGAWCRKDEDGIARDMELVYNLFPRLRERSWQKGGTLSGGEQQMLAVGRALMSRPDLIMLDEPSLGLAPILVKEIFDIIRRINEDGKTVLLVEQNAYAALSIADYAYILEVGSVVLEGPGKDMLKNPKVRAAYLGG; encoded by the coding sequence ATGTTGCAGATTAATGATCTTCATGTGCATTACGGCGGCATTCACGCCGTCAAGGGTGTGTCGCTCTCCATTCCAAGGGGAAGCGTGGTCACGCTCATCGGCGCGAACGGCGCAGGCAAAAGCAGCATCATCCGTTCCATAGCCGGACTGGTCAAGGGCGCAAGCGGCGAAATTCTGCTCACCCGCCACGAAGGCGACAAGCCCGTGAACCTGCTGGGCATGCCCGCGGAAAACATGGTGCGCCACGGCATAGCCCTGAGCCCCGAAGGCCGCCGCATTCTGCCGCACCTCACCGTGGCCGAAAACCTCACACTCGGCGCATGGTGCCGCAAGGACGAAGACGGCATCGCCCGCGACATGGAACTGGTCTACAACCTCTTCCCCCGCCTGCGAGAGCGCAGCTGGCAGAAGGGCGGCACCCTCTCCGGCGGCGAACAGCAGATGCTCGCCGTGGGCCGCGCCCTCATGAGCAGACCCGACCTCATCATGCTCGATGAACCCTCCCTCGGCCTCGCCCCCATCCTCGTGAAGGAAATCTTCGACATCATCCGCCGTATCAACGAAGACGGTAAAACCGTGCTCCTCGTGGAACAGAACGCCTACGCCGCCCTCTCCATCGCCGACTACGCCTACATCCTCGAAGTCGGCTCCGTCGTCCTCGAAGGCCCCGGCAAAGACATGCTCAAAAACCCCAAAGTCCGCGCCGCCTACCTCGGCGGGTAG
- a CDS encoding metal ABC transporter ATP-binding protein has product MENDNSPAIVFDHVSVTRSGLNILDGVNAAVPRGSCTVLIGPNGAGKTTLLLALLGEVGYRGSITLGGGKGLRIGYVPQKLVLDRGMPFTVAEFLSMGVQKRPLWLGISRAAKKQALELLDEVHAAHLIRRRVGTLSGGEMQRVLLALALQQNPELLVLDEPSAGVDFEGGRLFCELLDDLRKSQGFTQIMVSHDLGMVAHHATCVICLKRRVIAQGPPAEVLNGRVLQELFGMHMGLICAQDHLHAMPKPDAAPAAQPLSGEPRHD; this is encoded by the coding sequence TTGGAAAACGATAACTCTCCCGCCATCGTCTTTGATCATGTCAGCGTGACGCGCAGCGGTCTCAACATTCTCGATGGGGTGAACGCCGCCGTGCCCCGCGGCAGCTGCACCGTGCTCATCGGGCCCAACGGCGCGGGCAAGACCACGCTGCTGCTCGCCCTGCTCGGCGAAGTGGGCTACCGCGGAAGCATCACGCTCGGCGGAGGCAAGGGCCTGCGCATAGGCTACGTGCCGCAAAAGCTTGTGCTCGACAGAGGCATGCCCTTCACCGTGGCCGAATTTCTTTCCATGGGCGTGCAGAAGCGCCCCCTGTGGCTGGGCATTTCCCGCGCGGCCAAAAAACAGGCCCTCGAACTGCTCGACGAAGTTCACGCCGCCCACCTCATCCGCCGCCGCGTGGGCACGCTCTCCGGCGGCGAAATGCAGCGCGTGCTGCTCGCCCTGGCACTGCAGCAGAATCCCGAACTGCTGGTGCTCGACGAACCTTCCGCCGGCGTGGACTTTGAAGGCGGAAGACTCTTCTGCGAACTGCTCGACGATCTGCGCAAAAGTCAGGGCTTCACGCAGATCATGGTCAGTCACGATCTCGGCATGGTGGCTCATCACGCCACCTGCGTGATCTGCCTCAAGCGCCGGGTCATCGCTCAGGGGCCGCCCGCCGAAGTGCTGAACGGTCGCGTGCTTCAGGAGCTGTTCGGCATGCACATGGGCCTCATCTGCGCGCAGGATCATCTGCACGCCATGCCCAAACCCGACGCCGCCCCCGCGGCGCAACCGCTCAGCGGAGAACCTCGCCATGACTGA
- a CDS encoding DUF262 domain-containing protein — translation MNGMTFHQLLQDHDIVIPVIQRDYAQGRSDERRVREGFVAELKEALTENKRLMLDFIYGEVEDGVFLPFDGQQRLTTLFLLHWYAAAREESRDSRRDELSALLRRFRYEVRESSQNFCRELAEHADIFRQNGSGKPSFLITDACWFSPAWNHDATVAGMLTMLDAIHVSFSDVPCLMERLEAEDCPIRFHFARLSKLGNSADDIFITMNARGKQLTEWEHFKAQFLPWLREAYPDRADDIARKLDNDWLDVFWSGFPARNNDEHPAEAADKRMARFFDFVARMLLPGPEITKGDLFSRVSAALSPGRQRLCAACDNLELVVRMLDTLHELILPKGKGIAPFFVELFSGASGDALPVPGKISLFNHGTADTNLLRLCCEGTLSSSDELMLFGRLMAAALHIPPDKEKRRLRILRNLLEYPFQDDGENPRLRRLLALHDLLACETVRDENGFNPWQVQEEKAKLALRQAHEDDAALQDALDYLEDHPESPCFPAQSRKRTPPLCLRGKASCGGRIFFVWPSGVGAFPTICCCAVC, via the coding sequence ATGAACGGCATGACTTTTCACCAGCTGCTTCAAGATCATGACATCGTCATTCCCGTCATTCAGCGCGACTATGCCCAAGGCAGGAGCGATGAGCGCCGCGTTCGGGAGGGCTTCGTGGCGGAGCTGAAAGAGGCGCTGACCGAAAACAAGAGGCTCATGCTCGACTTCATTTACGGAGAAGTGGAAGACGGCGTTTTTCTGCCCTTCGACGGGCAGCAGCGCCTGACCACGCTGTTTCTGCTGCACTGGTACGCCGCGGCCCGGGAAGAGTCACGCGACTCGCGGCGCGACGAGCTCAGCGCGCTGCTCCGACGCTTCCGGTACGAGGTGCGGGAAAGCTCGCAGAACTTCTGCCGGGAACTGGCAGAACACGCCGACATTTTCCGGCAAAACGGATCCGGAAAGCCGTCTTTTCTCATCACGGATGCATGCTGGTTCAGCCCGGCATGGAATCACGACGCCACCGTCGCGGGCATGCTGACCATGCTCGACGCCATTCATGTGAGCTTTTCTGACGTGCCTTGTCTTATGGAGCGTCTCGAGGCGGAAGACTGCCCCATCCGCTTTCATTTTGCACGTCTGAGCAAGCTCGGCAACAGCGCCGACGACATTTTCATCACGATGAACGCCCGGGGAAAACAGCTCACGGAATGGGAACACTTCAAGGCGCAGTTTCTGCCGTGGCTCAGGGAAGCATACCCGGACCGCGCCGACGACATCGCCCGCAAGCTGGACAACGACTGGCTCGACGTGTTCTGGAGCGGCTTTCCCGCCCGGAATAACGACGAACATCCGGCAGAGGCCGCCGACAAGCGCATGGCCCGCTTTTTCGACTTTGTCGCGCGCATGCTCCTGCCCGGCCCGGAAATCACAAAAGGCGACCTGTTCTCCCGTGTGAGCGCCGCCCTTTCCCCGGGCAGACAAAGACTCTGCGCGGCATGCGACAATCTCGAACTTGTGGTGCGGATGCTGGATACGCTGCACGAGCTCATTCTCCCGAAAGGGAAAGGCATCGCTCCTTTCTTTGTCGAGCTCTTTTCCGGCGCTTCCGGCGACGCGCTGCCCGTTCCGGGAAAAATTTCCCTGTTCAATCACGGCACTGCCGACACGAATCTGCTCCGCCTCTGCTGCGAAGGGACGCTCTCTTCTTCCGACGAGCTCATGCTTTTCGGTCGCCTCATGGCCGCCGCCCTGCACATCCCCCCGGACAAGGAAAAAAGACGGCTGCGCATTCTGCGCAATCTGCTGGAATATCCTTTTCAGGACGACGGCGAGAACCCTCGTCTCCGACGGCTCCTTGCCCTGCATGATCTTCTCGCCTGCGAAACCGTGAGAGACGAAAACGGATTCAACCCCTGGCAGGTACAGGAAGAGAAGGCAAAGCTTGCCCTCCGGCAAGCCCACGAAGACGACGCCGCGCTTCAGGACGCGCTGGACTATCTGGAGGATCATCCAGAATCGCCGTGTTTTCCCGCGCAGAGCAGGAAGAGAACGCCCCCCTTGTGTTTGAGAGGGAAAGCGTCGTGCGGGGGGCGCATTTTCTTCGTCTGGCCTTCGGGAGTCGGCGCATTTCCTACGATATGCTGCTGCGCTGTCTGCTGA